In the Paraflavitalea devenefica genome, one interval contains:
- a CDS encoding nucleotide sugar dehydrogenase, whose translation MKEHKIAIIGLGYVGLPLAVEFAKKYPVVGFDIKEKRIEDLRGGNDCTLETSPDELQEVLKEENDDLPGLFVTCQPEMLWSVNIYIVTVPTPVDKYNRPDLTPLRKSSATVGRVLRKGDIVVYESTVYPGVTEEECVPVLENVSGLIFNKDFYVGYSPERINPGDKEHTVTKIKKVTSGSTPESAQVINELYASIITAGTHLAPSIKVAEAAKVIENAQRDINIAFINELAKIFNCLNIDTGDVLAAAATKWNFLPFKPGLVGGHCIGVDPYYLAQKALEAGYHPEIILAGRRLNDGMGAYVASEVIKMMVRKGIPVAGSKALVMGITFKENCPDVRNTKVIDIIKYLKGYHIHVDVYDPWADPIEVQHEYCISTLRELPAGNNYDAVIVTVAHQQFTYEMIRKISNGRNILFDVKSVLDKELVDARL comes from the coding sequence ATGAAAGAGCATAAAATTGCCATCATCGGCCTGGGCTATGTAGGCCTTCCACTGGCTGTGGAATTTGCAAAGAAATACCCGGTGGTTGGTTTTGATATCAAAGAAAAACGGATAGAGGACCTGCGCGGGGGGAATGATTGTACACTGGAAACCAGCCCTGATGAGCTGCAGGAAGTATTAAAAGAAGAGAATGATGATCTGCCGGGCCTGTTTGTTACCTGTCAGCCTGAAATGCTATGGAGCGTCAATATATACATCGTTACCGTGCCCACACCTGTTGATAAATATAACAGGCCCGACCTTACTCCTTTAAGAAAGTCGAGCGCCACGGTTGGCAGAGTGTTAAGAAAAGGCGATATAGTGGTGTATGAGTCTACTGTATACCCGGGCGTTACCGAGGAAGAGTGTGTGCCGGTGCTGGAAAATGTGTCGGGCCTTATCTTCAACAAGGATTTTTATGTAGGCTATTCCCCCGAACGTATTAATCCCGGCGATAAAGAGCATACCGTTACCAAAATAAAAAAGGTTACTTCCGGCTCCACGCCCGAGTCTGCCCAGGTCATCAACGAGCTCTATGCCAGCATCATTACTGCCGGCACCCACCTGGCCCCTTCTATAAAAGTGGCGGAAGCCGCGAAAGTCATAGAGAATGCCCAGCGCGATATCAACATTGCTTTCATCAATGAACTGGCCAAGATATTCAATTGCCTGAACATTGATACCGGCGATGTGCTGGCCGCAGCAGCTACCAAATGGAATTTCCTTCCCTTTAAGCCGGGCCTGGTAGGCGGGCATTGTATAGGCGTAGATCCTTATTACCTGGCGCAAAAAGCCCTCGAAGCAGGCTATCATCCGGAAATCATCCTGGCCGGCCGCAGGCTCAACGATGGCATGGGCGCCTATGTAGCAAGCGAAGTGATAAAAATGATGGTCAGAAAAGGCATACCAGTGGCAGGCAGTAAGGCATTGGTGATGGGTATCACGTTTAAAGAAAATTGTCCGGATGTAAGAAATACCAAAGTGATTGATATTATAAAGTACCTGAAGGGATACCATATTCATGTGGATGTTTATGATCCCTGGGCCGATCCCATAGAAGTGCAACATGAATATTGCATCAGCACCCTGCGCGAACTGCCCGCCGGCAATAACTATGATGCAGTCATTGTAACAGTGGCCCACCAGCAGTTCACCTACGAAATG